From a region of the Canis lupus dingo isolate Sandy chromosome 5, ASM325472v2, whole genome shotgun sequence genome:
- the LOC118354903 gene encoding olfactory receptor 143-like, producing MAMENESSVTEFILVGFTDQSQLQLPLFFLFLLNYVVTVVGNLSFINLICLNSHLHTPMYFFTFNLSFIDLCQSLVITPKMLMNFVSEKNIISFTECMTQLVFSCFFAHSECYVLTAMAYDRYVAICQLLVYTVTMSPQVCSLLMFGSYVMGYMVRLSFCDSNIINHYMCDIFPLYQLSCSSTYASELVDSIIVITVVIISSSFIFISYVLILSSVLHISSALGWSKTFSTCGSHIVTVGLFYGSGLFTHLKTSPSGSMGQGKFFSVFYTNIVPMLNPFIYSLRNKDVKCALKKTLKRIAN from the coding sequence ATGGCTATGGAAAATGAGTCTTCAGTGACTGAATTCATCCTGGTAGGATTTACAGATCAATCTCAGCTCCAGTTaccccttttcttcctctttttactgAACTATGTGGTCACTGTGGTAGGAAATTTGAGCTTCATTAATCTAATTTGCCTGAATTCTCACTTGCACACTCCCATGTACTTTTTCACCTTCAACTTATCCTTCATAGATCTCTGCCAGTCTTTGGTCATTACACCTAAAATGCTGATGAACTTTGTGTCAGAGAAGAATATCATCTCCTTTACAGAATGCATGACTCAGCTggttttttcctgtttctttgcccATTCTGAGTGCTATGTGTTGACAGCCATGGCCTATgatcgctatgtggccatctgtcaGCTCCTGGTGTACACGGTCACCATGTCCCCTCAGGTCTGTTCTCTGCTGATGTTTGGTTCTTATGTAATGGGGTACATGGTCAGATTGTCCTTCTGTGATTCCAACATCATCAACCATTACATGTGTGACATCTTCCCCCTCTACCAGCTCTCCTGCAGCAGCACCTATGCCAGTGAGCTGGTGGATTCCATTATTGTGATCACAGTTGTCATAATATCCAgctcctttattttcatttcttatgtttTGATCCTGTCCAGTGTCCTCCACATCTCATCAGCTCTGGGTTGGTCCAAAACCTTCAGCACCTGTGGCTCCCACATAGTAACTGTTGGTCTATTCTATGGATCTGGGCTGTTCACACATCTCAAGACCTCTCCTTCTGGTTCTATGGGCCAGGGGAAATTCTTCTCAGTATTTTACACAAATATAGTACCCATGTTGAACCCTTTTATCTATAGTCTAAGGAACAAGGATGTCAAATGTGCTCTgaaaaaaactctgaaaagaattgcaaattaa